A window of Spiroplasma syrphidicola EA-1 contains these coding sequences:
- the ispG gene encoding flavodoxin-dependent (E)-4-hydroxy-3-methylbut-2-enyl-diphosphate synthase: protein MTNRINTRPVMVGNIQIGGQNKVVIQSMTNTKTHDIEATLAQINALYQEGCDLVRVAVLGKDDANALKELVERAPCPLVADIHFNYEFALIAADAGISKIRINPGNIGNIENTKKVVLKCQEKKIPIRIGVNSGSLPLDLVNKYGWTAKAMIESARRHIEILENLDFYDIVLSLKATEPLMAIEAYTLASQEWTYPIHLGITEAGSLHTGTIKSCAGLSPLLLQGIGDTIRISLSTDPIAEVEVCKRLLNALDLYQNVVDVIACPTCGRLEYELFTVVKEIEEYTKNMKFPLKIAILGCVVNGPGEAKQADVGIAGGKNGGIIFKKGKIFKTCQQDELVPELKKLIDEEYQQWSKNNTR, encoded by the coding sequence ATGACAAATCGCATTAACACTCGCCCAGTTATGGTTGGCAATATTCAAATTGGTGGCCAAAATAAAGTTGTTATTCAATCAATGACTAACACAAAAACCCATGATATTGAGGCAACATTAGCTCAAATCAATGCCCTTTATCAAGAAGGATGTGATCTTGTCCGGGTTGCTGTCTTAGGAAAAGATGACGCTAATGCCTTAAAAGAACTAGTTGAGCGTGCCCCTTGCCCGCTTGTTGCCGACATTCACTTTAATTATGAGTTTGCTTTAATTGCCGCTGATGCTGGTATTAGCAAAATTCGGATTAATCCAGGAAATATTGGTAATATTGAAAATACCAAAAAAGTTGTTTTAAAATGCCAAGAGAAAAAAATCCCAATTCGAATTGGGGTTAACTCAGGTAGTTTACCCCTTGATTTAGTTAATAAATATGGTTGAACAGCAAAAGCGATGATTGAAAGTGCTCGCCGTCATATTGAAATCTTAGAAAATTTAGATTTTTATGATATTGTTTTATCTTTAAAAGCAACTGAACCACTAATGGCAATTGAAGCTTATACCCTAGCCAGTCAAGAATGAACCTATCCGATTCATTTAGGAATTACCGAAGCTGGTAGTTTACACACTGGAACAATTAAATCTTGCGCTGGGCTTTCCCCACTACTGCTGCAAGGGATTGGTGATACAATTCGAATTAGCTTATCAACTGATCCAATTGCTGAAGTTGAGGTATGTAAAAGATTATTAAATGCCTTAGATTTATACCAAAATGTTGTTGACGTTATTGCTTGTCCAACTTGTGGTCGTTTAGAATATGAATTATTTACTGTTGTTAAAGAAATTGAAGAATATACAAAAAATATGAAATTTCCATTAAAAATAGCTATTTTAGGATGTGTTGTTAATGGGCCTGGTGAAGCTAAACAAGCAGATGTTGGGATTGCCGGGGGTAAAAATGGTGGCATTATTTTTAAAAAAGGAAAAATATTTAAAACTTGTCAACAAGATGAACTAGTTCCCGAGCTAAAAAAACTAATTGATGAAGAATATCAACAATGATCAAAAAATAATACCCGTTAA
- the efp gene encoding elongation factor P: MISVNDFRPGITFEYEGNIYVVLEAQHSKSGRGQAHVKTKVKNLRTGSTTMITFTGGDKVSKAMIDKVEMQFLYDDGSNAIFMDTVTYEQLEIPSERLAWEKNFLKEGVMVSVSKFEGEVIGIVLPDKIDLTIVEAEAAIKGDTTSGAMKKAVLETGWELLVPLFIKENEIITVSTADGKYSGRA; the protein is encoded by the coding sequence ATGATTAGTGTAAATGATTTTCGCCCCGGAATAACTTTTGAATATGAAGGTAATATTTATGTTGTTCTGGAAGCCCAACATTCAAAATCTGGTCGTGGTCAAGCCCATGTTAAAACAAAAGTAAAAAATTTACGAACAGGTTCAACAACAATGATTACTTTTACTGGTGGCGATAAAGTAAGTAAAGCGATGATTGATAAAGTTGAAATGCAATTCTTATATGATGATGGATCAAATGCCATTTTTATGGATACTGTGACATATGAACAATTAGAAATTCCTTCAGAACGATTAGCTTGAGAAAAAAACTTCTTAAAAGAAGGGGTAATGGTTTCAGTTAGTAAGTTTGAAGGGGAAGTAATTGGGATTGTTTTACCAGATAAAATTGATTTAACAATTGTTGAAGCCGAAGCGGCAATTAAAGGGGATACAACATCAGGAGCAATGAAAAAAGCTGTTTTAGAAACAGGTTGAGAACTCTTAGTCCCTTTGTTTATTAAAGAAAATGAAATAATTACTGTATCAACTGCTGATGGAAAATACTCAGGACGAGCATAA
- the rmuC gene encoding DNA recombination protein RmuC gives MTVVAYILLGIILFVLLLFLVLYLIKSKQKNLNNNDSLVLQKDIQASKELLEQQVRNLQEQLQYQKQELTTLIGQTINNDQKFKENLALLAQELGNFKSTADKQDSDLKNVLNSQGLSVAKSLNDVLNNLTVLTKSTDTLEEVEKKVRSLNDIFLNNSKKRGNLGEYSLEKILADMYGENQNIWQRQYKLPNGGVVDAVLKTQGEKEDIAIDAKFSFTNYNKYLEETEKTNQDRYLIAFKNDLKARVNEVAKYINPENNISSAIMFIPSENVFSFVYAQFPDELISYAFKQKIWITSPTTLSAILFIIEKHSREIAFNKSIEVIRKNLINIKGEFDRWEARWKGFLKNYNDLNGSIEDLEITHKKINKEYEKIFDNNLE, from the coding sequence ATGACAGTTGTCGCCTATATTTTATTAGGAATAATTTTATTTGTCTTATTATTATTCTTAGTGTTATATTTAATAAAATCAAAACAAAAAAATTTAAATAATAATGATTCATTGGTTTTGCAAAAAGATATCCAAGCATCAAAAGAATTGTTAGAACAACAAGTTCGTAATTTACAAGAACAATTACAATATCAAAAACAAGAATTAACAACTTTAATTGGCCAAACAATTAATAATGACCAAAAATTTAAAGAAAATTTGGCCTTATTAGCCCAAGAACTTGGTAATTTTAAATCAACTGCCGATAAGCAAGATAGTGATTTAAAAAATGTCCTAAATAGTCAAGGTCTATCAGTTGCTAAATCATTAAATGATGTTTTAAATAATTTAACAGTCCTTACAAAATCAACTGATACTTTAGAAGAAGTTGAAAAAAAGGTCCGTAGTTTGAATGACATTTTTTTAAATAACAGTAAAAAACGGGGAAACCTTGGGGAATATTCGTTAGAAAAAATTTTAGCTGATATGTATGGGGAAAATCAAAATATTTGACAGCGTCAGTATAAATTACCAAATGGTGGGGTTGTTGATGCAGTTTTAAAAACACAAGGGGAAAAAGAAGATATTGCAATTGATGCGAAATTTTCCTTCACGAATTATAATAAGTATTTAGAAGAAACGGAAAAAACAAATCAAGATCGTTATTTAATTGCTTTTAAAAACGATTTAAAGGCCCGTGTTAATGAAGTTGCAAAATATATTAATCCGGAAAATAATATTTCCAGTGCAATTATGTTTATTCCTTCTGAAAATGTTTTTTCCTTTGTTTATGCCCAATTTCCTGATGAATTAATTTCTTATGCTTTTAAACAAAAAATCTGAATTACATCGCCAACAACTTTATCAGCGATTTTATTTATTATTGAAAAACACTCCCGTGAAATTGCTTTTAATAAAAGTATTGAAGTGATTCGTAAAAATTTAATTAATATTAAAGGGGAATTTGATCGCTGAGAAGCGCGTTGAAAAGGTTTTCTGAAAAATTATAATGATTTAAATGGTTCAATTGAGGATCTAGAAATTACCCATAAAAAAATTAATAAAGAATATGAAAAGATTTTTGATAATAATTTAGAATAG
- a CDS encoding YitT family protein, which produces MGKNEKNKDDFANNEELKIRAARAKDLIVEKRKTRNRDRISLNDFNVGIKQYFKSRLFRDYAFILSAAFLSMISYDYFIAPTTSNGITPTGIGAIARAISIAIWPNQSELSLQTTMYWVFFLTMNIPLFIFGVLKVGWRFSIRTIIYVLFQNGFHFAFAFIPAINPTEFNLIVNYNDINTFHNSQGMYQIWLFVFAAVAGILNGIAFGIVYKGGSSTAGIDFVLAYYSTKHKKSIANYNRVVNYFIILIVLAIHTILMSSTEITRVYFGNDWKEQIDEIGKIVGANNIDPVNGLTNSAFAIYKVKYFFGPALFGSYLFVITQSVVTDIIFPKFKYRSLMVITSRGDDVVTGLQFGKYPNDIVRIASKDHYDGKTVNNEIIIVSTSLLDYKWVKAAIVVADPDAKILSHKLDRVIADYSVSNY; this is translated from the coding sequence ATGGGAAAAAACGAAAAAAATAAAGATGACTTTGCCAACAATGAAGAACTTAAAATTAGAGCGGCACGGGCAAAAGATTTAATAGTGGAGAAACGAAAAACACGGAATCGTGACCGCATTAGTTTAAATGATTTTAATGTTGGAATTAAGCAATATTTTAAATCACGACTATTTCGAGATTATGCATTTATTTTGTCAGCAGCTTTTTTGTCAATGATTAGTTATGACTATTTTATTGCCCCAACAACAAGTAATGGTATTACCCCAACCGGGATTGGAGCGATTGCGCGGGCAATTTCGATTGCAATTTGACCTAACCAATCAGAATTATCATTACAAACAACAATGTATTGAGTCTTCTTCTTAACAATGAATATTCCATTATTTATTTTTGGGGTTTTAAAAGTAGGATGACGTTTTTCAATTCGAACAATTATTTATGTCTTATTCCAAAACGGATTCCACTTTGCTTTTGCTTTTATTCCAGCAATTAATCCAACTGAATTTAATTTAATTGTTAACTATAATGATATAAATACCTTCCATAATTCCCAGGGAATGTATCAAATTTGGTTATTTGTTTTTGCTGCTGTTGCCGGAATTCTAAATGGAATTGCTTTTGGAATTGTTTATAAGGGTGGTTCATCAACGGCTGGGATTGATTTTGTGTTAGCTTATTATTCAACAAAACATAAAAAATCAATTGCTAATTATAATCGTGTTGTTAATTACTTTATTATTTTAATAGTTTTAGCAATTCATACTATTTTAATGTCTTCAACCGAAATTACACGAGTTTACTTTGGAAATGACTGAAAAGAACAAATTGATGAAATAGGTAAAATTGTTGGAGCAAATAATATTGACCCAGTTAATGGCTTAACAAATTCTGCTTTTGCGATTTATAAAGTTAAATACTTCTTTGGTCCAGCATTATTTGGATCATACTTATTTGTGATAACGCAATCAGTCGTTACTGATATTATTTTCCCAAAATTTAAATACCGTAGTTTAATGGTTATTACTTCTCGTGGTGATGATGTTGTAACCGGGTTACAATTTGGGAAATATCCTAATGATATTGTTCGTATTGCTTCAAAAGACCATTATGATGGTAAAACAGTTAATAATGAAATTATTATTGTTTCAACTTCGTTATTAGATTATAAATGAGTTAAAGCGGCAATAGTTGTTGCTGACCCCGATGCTAAAATTTTATCGCATAAATTAGATCGGGTAATCGCGGACTATTCTGTTTCTAATTATTAA
- a CDS encoding APC family permease produces MREKKQTKKFSLADFVSLGFNYTVSIGFIGNFAILSNVTSKSDPIGMHVVWVFAVEGLIAGICAWAFAKMAKIHQSNNNGAAYIYVRTSFGKFWGIFVAFMQYVSLPFLITIQVMMLIRGAFGVDFVAQKISDNEYILPWYAANWGAFGDLWLDLIGILIYMSASAIIFGGMKLYRKLANGTGIVKWVTAGFLIIAGLALAFQKGPENLSYWGQNSHFSLPGFIKAFNSCFFFFAGFETFSTAGKNIINPEKNIGRGITLIMFISTIFYIVISIIFFAAFNSFVQNMNMGTWNSFNSKVILYGGPIIMIISSFALKVNVAMQNALYGGTSIQPMATEGYLPDRFRKLNKDGLPVRASILNLCITILMILLWLAIPDLIKGISLTLDYGMFPSIGQILQYEQPFDISSLTEAASAIVIFIYAMVIAVNLKLGFQKKIKMKVWEWIAFPIVLLILGFVFGWHYYSLVNGVITSSTKDFQSKLTGALIELAFIISSVSFATIWYFTYYRRKYLQRMQTNPALQAKLDNEFVICDDLKYVAKDLRNEVIEYLERNKALSNAQDPPNENYQTARALLDNLNAIYENLEKKEQETSDISD; encoded by the coding sequence ATGCGAGAAAAAAAGCAAACCAAAAAATTTAGTTTAGCTGATTTTGTCTCGCTAGGTTTTAACTATACGGTTTCAATTGGATTTATCGGTAATTTTGCGATTTTATCAAATGTGACATCAAAGTCTGATCCAATTGGAATGCATGTTGTATGAGTCTTTGCCGTCGAAGGGTTAATTGCTGGGATATGTGCTTGAGCTTTTGCCAAAATGGCCAAAATTCATCAATCTAATAATAATGGGGCAGCTTACATTTATGTTCGGACATCATTTGGAAAATTTTGAGGAATCTTTGTTGCTTTTATGCAATATGTCTCATTACCATTTTTAATTACAATCCAAGTTATGATGTTAATTCGTGGAGCCTTTGGGGTTGATTTTGTGGCCCAAAAAATTAGTGATAACGAATATATTTTACCTTGATATGCTGCCAATTGAGGAGCCTTTGGTGATCTATGATTAGATTTAATTGGTATTCTAATTTATATGTCAGCATCAGCAATTATTTTTGGAGGAATGAAATTATACCGAAAATTAGCAAACGGAACAGGAATAGTTAAGTGAGTTACAGCTGGTTTTTTAATTATTGCCGGTTTAGCATTAGCTTTTCAAAAAGGTCCAGAGAATTTATCTTATTGGGGTCAAAATAGTCACTTTTCCTTACCTGGTTTTATAAAAGCCTTTAATTCATGTTTCTTCTTTTTTGCTGGTTTTGAAACTTTTTCAACGGCAGGGAAAAACATTATTAATCCTGAAAAAAATATTGGGCGTGGAATTACCCTAATTATGTTTATTAGTACAATTTTTTATATTGTTATTTCAATTATTTTCTTTGCTGCTTTTAATAGTTTTGTTCAAAATATGAATATGGGGACATGAAATAGTTTTAATAGTAAAGTAATTTTATATGGGGGACCGATTATAATGATTATTTCCTCCTTTGCTCTTAAAGTTAACGTGGCAATGCAAAATGCTTTATATGGTGGAACATCAATCCAACCGATGGCAACTGAAGGTTATTTACCTGATCGTTTCCGCAAACTGAATAAAGATGGTTTACCAGTTCGGGCATCAATTTTAAATTTATGCATTACAATTTTAATGATTCTTTTGTGATTAGCAATTCCGGATTTAATTAAGGGAATTTCATTAACATTAGATTATGGAATGTTTCCAAGTATTGGCCAAATTCTTCAATATGAACAACCATTTGATATTTCTTCGTTAACAGAAGCTGCTTCGGCAATTGTAATTTTTATTTATGCAATGGTAATTGCGGTAAATTTAAAATTAGGATTTCAGAAAAAAATTAAAATGAAAGTATGAGAATGAATCGCTTTTCCAATTGTTTTATTAATCTTAGGATTCGTCTTTGGATGACATTATTACAGTTTAGTTAATGGTGTTATTACTAGCTCGACAAAGGACTTTCAAAGTAAATTAACGGGAGCCTTGATTGAATTAGCCTTTATTATTAGTTCAGTTTCTTTTGCAACTATTTGATACTTTACATATTATCGTCGAAAATATTTACAAAGAATGCAAACAAATCCAGCTTTACAAGCAAAATTAGATAATGAGTTTGTGATTTGCGATGATTTAAAATATGTCGCAAAAGATCTACGTAATGAAGTTATCGAATATTTAGAACGGAATAAAGCGTTATCAAACGCACAAGACCCACCAAATGAGAATTATCAAACGGCGAGGGCTTTACTGGATAATCTTAATGCGATCTATGAAAATTTAGAAAAAAAAGAGCAAGAAACAAGCGATATTTCAGACTAA
- the fib gene encoding cytoskeletal motor fibril protein Fib — protein MIGVISTAYFTMKDKHNIKTVKKYWWKNCVIQHVKYHGKTFIIATIGYGKSNAAMAVTYLLEKYPGLQTILNVDLALSTNDKHDTADTTISTKFIYRDADLTVFKDIKYGQIVNEPESFQFDGEFAKVVKDFKLGLTEGVTGTADMLIYNSKQFKEMVDKYGHTIDVIDTEAGALAQVAKKSSVNYLALKIIYNNALSPWDNDPIHKFKMYETVNTLKYLLRRLFNLLSSKYVIDLSQSSNDDLDTINELFEIKHDEWIKLFKSNTHKILSGFGPSLMLVDKQEKSPVALDVIQVMKSKVKDEEGPSKVILGEDEWKNAPKKWLRKLLFLEQVRVNDDELLWNKSAKYDLNTEKLYKVETVANEIAAAIAEKCQDKSSYTYNGATVPEKYLLVACDARISFYITHNQSHEFVEDKAFGSQLVANEFVKYLNEALKDVDSPYQQIVIYMSVPALDYRKIPVFIPSGRGANRGVKFGQMNQKFQRDYTVVDITRNDYDPVKVGSFKVTIRLKSE, from the coding sequence ATGATAGGAGTTATTTCAACTGCTTACTTCACAATGAAAGATAAACACAATATTAAAACAGTAAAAAAATACTGATGAAAAAACTGTGTTATCCAACATGTTAAATACCATGGGAAAACTTTCATTATAGCAACTATCGGATATGGTAAATCTAATGCTGCAATGGCAGTAACTTATTTATTAGAAAAATATCCAGGATTGCAAACAATATTAAACGTTGACTTAGCATTGTCAACAAATGATAAACATGATACTGCTGATACAACAATATCAACAAAATTCATTTATCGTGATGCTGATTTAACAGTGTTCAAAGATATTAAATATGGACAAATTGTTAATGAACCAGAATCATTCCAATTTGATGGAGAGTTTGCTAAAGTTGTTAAAGACTTTAAATTAGGATTAACTGAAGGAGTTACAGGAACTGCTGATATGTTAATTTATAATTCAAAACAATTCAAAGAAATGGTTGATAAATACGGTCATACAATTGACGTAATTGATACTGAAGCTGGAGCACTTGCTCAAGTTGCTAAAAAATCAAGTGTTAATTATTTAGCATTAAAAATTATTTACAATAACGCATTATCACCATGAGATAATGATCCAATTCATAAATTTAAAATGTATGAAACAGTTAATACATTAAAATACTTATTAAGAAGATTATTCAACTTATTAAGTTCAAAATATGTTATTGATTTATCACAATCATCAAACGATGATTTAGATACAATTAACGAATTGTTTGAAATTAAACATGATGAATGAATTAAATTATTCAAATCAAATACACATAAAATTTTATCTGGATTTGGTCCATCATTAATGTTAGTTGATAAACAAGAAAAATCACCAGTAGCTTTAGATGTTATTCAAGTAATGAAATCAAAAGTTAAAGATGAAGAAGGTCCAAGTAAAGTAATTTTAGGAGAAGATGAATGAAAAAATGCTCCTAAAAAATGATTACGTAAATTATTATTCTTAGAACAAGTTCGTGTTAACGATGATGAATTATTATGAAATAAATCAGCAAAATATGACTTAAATACTGAAAAGTTATACAAAGTTGAAACAGTTGCAAACGAAATTGCTGCTGCAATTGCTGAAAAATGTCAAGATAAATCATCATATACATATAATGGCGCAACAGTTCCAGAAAAATATTTATTAGTAGCTTGTGACGCAAGAATTTCATTCTACATTACTCATAATCAATCACATGAGTTTGTTGAAGATAAAGCATTTGGTTCACAATTAGTAGCAAATGAATTTGTAAAATATTTAAATGAAGCATTGAAAGATGTGGATTCACCATACCAACAAATTGTTATTTATATGAGCGTACCAGCATTAGACTATCGTAAAATTCCTGTATTTATTCCATCAGGAAGAGGAGCAAACCGTGGAGTTAAATTTGGACAAATGAATCAAAAATTCCAAAGAGATTACACAGTTGTTGATATTACAAGAAACGATTACGACCCAGTCAAAGTTGGATCATTCAAAGTTACAATTCGTTTAAAAAGTGAATAA
- a CDS encoding deoxyribonuclease IV: MKDLIIGSHVSMNKPGNYLLGALKDTIANDANAMMIYTGPPQNTIRVDTSNFFIEEFHAELKSNNLSLDNVIIHAPYIINLGNSINLSTFEIAVEFLKKEIKRAEEIGVKIIVLHPGSAVGAERQVGLDQIVKGLNLVLTKEQTVKIALETMAGKGSELGINFDELKYIIDNVNFSEKLGVCWDTCHMHDAGYDFENDLDKILAEFNNKIGLDNLLCLHINDSKNPINNHKDRHENIGYGFLGFETLINIIYHPLLDGKIKILETPYVGDKATAIPPYQAEIAMIKAKSFTDPFHNLNKVKVK, encoded by the coding sequence ATGAAAGATTTAATAATTGGTAGTCATGTTAGTATGAATAAACCTGGTAATTATTTACTAGGAGCTTTAAAGGATACAATTGCTAATGATGCAAATGCCATGATGATTTATACTGGCCCTCCACAAAATACAATTAGAGTTGATACTAGTAATTTTTTTATTGAAGAATTTCATGCCGAATTAAAAAGTAATAATTTAAGTCTTGATAATGTAATTATCCATGCACCATACATTATTAATTTAGGAAATAGCATAAATCTTAGTACTTTTGAAATTGCGGTTGAGTTTTTGAAAAAAGAAATTAAACGTGCTGAGGAAATTGGGGTTAAGATAATTGTCTTACATCCTGGTAGTGCAGTTGGTGCTGAACGCCAAGTCGGTTTAGACCAAATTGTCAAAGGCTTAAATTTAGTTTTAACAAAAGAGCAAACAGTTAAAATTGCTTTGGAAACAATGGCAGGTAAAGGCAGCGAATTAGGAATTAATTTTGATGAATTAAAATATATTATTGATAATGTTAATTTTTCGGAAAAATTAGGGGTCTGTTGAGATACTTGTCATATGCATGATGCTGGATATGATTTTGAAAATGATTTAGATAAAATTTTAGCTGAATTTAATAACAAAATTGGTTTAGACAATTTATTATGCTTACATATTAATGATAGTAAAAACCCAATTAATAATCATAAAGATCGTCATGAAAATATTGGCTATGGTTTTTTAGGATTTGAAACTTTAATTAACATTATTTATCATCCTTTATTAGATGGTAAAATTAAAATTTTAGAAACACCTTATGTTGGGGACAAAGCAACTGCGATCCCACCATATCAAGCGGAAATTGCAATGATTAAAGCGAAAAGTTTTACTGATCCATTTCATAATTTAAATAAAGTAAAAGTAAAATAA
- the udk gene encoding uridine kinase, which produces MLDQKEVQILAIAGGTASGKTTVAKKIAHILKNQRIVYLTMDSYYKSLDNLSLAERKKINFDHPNALDLDLLISHLTALKQGKDVLRPIYDFTQNNRLKETELVKAGDVIILDGILALAIDEIRKLSNIKIFIKTEDDIRFIRRLTRDIEERGRTVQDIIHQYLSTVKPMYEYFVEPSIKYADIIVPYYEGNEIAIDMIATKVKSLLKR; this is translated from the coding sequence ATGTTAGATCAGAAAGAAGTCCAAATTTTAGCAATTGCTGGAGGAACAGCAAGTGGTAAAACAACAGTTGCGAAGAAAATTGCCCATATTTTAAAAAATCAAAGAATTGTTTATTTAACAATGGATAGTTATTATAAATCACTAGATAATTTAAGTTTAGCCGAGCGCAAAAAAATTAATTTTGATCATCCTAATGCCTTAGATTTGGATTTGTTAATTTCTCATTTAACAGCTTTAAAACAAGGAAAGGATGTTTTACGACCAATTTATGATTTTACCCAGAATAATCGCTTAAAAGAAACAGAACTTGTTAAAGCGGGGGATGTCATTATTTTAGATGGGATTCTTGCTTTGGCAATTGATGAAATTCGCAAATTATCTAATATAAAAATCTTTATTAAAACAGAAGATGATATTCGTTTTATTCGCCGTTTAACACGTGATATTGAAGAACGAGGACGAACAGTCCAAGATATTATTCATCAATATTTATCAACGGTTAAACCCATGTATGAATATTTTGTTGAACCAAGTATTAAATATGCTGATATTATAGTTCCATATTATGAAGGCAATGAAATAGCCATTGATATGATTGCCACAAAAGTTAAAAGTTTGTTAAAAAGATAG
- a CDS encoding spiralin lipoprotein, translated as MKRLLAILGAVGLTATGSSAVVACNNGSSATSNDISSIKSITNPALVPAKDEAAVEKAEVVKSIKKNVEQAVQKIAAKAVETTDYTYDVFSDDKGTEYKTVNLTEATADVYVKITAVKESKLIVGETGYIKVTLPKAGSFVKQEIKDVKVADQAIAITVGNVTDVQDNELAVINQDKTMLDAVSTEISKLVLGAVITTDYTITNDAAKGDYSSPKTINFTVKATNTSKLVKGEFTFTAKVTATAKSKSF; from the coding sequence ATGAAGCGTTTATTAGCAATTTTAGGTGCGGTCGGTTTAACAGCAACAGGCTCATCAGCAGTAGTAGCATGTAACAATGGTTCAAGCGCTACAAGCAATGACATTTCAAGTATTAAAAGTATTACAAACCCAGCTTTAGTTCCAGCTAAAGACGAGGCTGCTGTAGAAAAAGCAGAAGTAGTTAAATCTATTAAGAAAAATGTTGAACAAGCAGTTCAAAAAATCGCTGCTAAAGCAGTTGAAACAACTGATTATACATATGATGTTTTTAGTGATGATAAAGGAACTGAATATAAAACAGTTAATTTAACAGAAGCAACAGCTGATGTTTATGTAAAAATTACAGCAGTTAAAGAAAGCAAACTGATTGTTGGTGAAACAGGATACATTAAAGTAACTTTACCAAAAGCAGGTTCTTTTGTTAAACAAGAGATTAAAGATGTAAAAGTTGCCGATCAAGCAATTGCAATTACAGTAGGCAACGTAACAGATGTTCAAGACAATGAATTAGCTGTAATTAATCAAGATAAAACAATGTTAGATGCAGTTAGTACAGAAATTTCTAAATTAGTATTAGGGGCAGTAATTACAACTGACTACACAATTACAAATGATGCCGCTAAAGGTGATTATTCAAGCCCAAAAACAATTAATTTTACAGTAAAAGCTACAAATACTTCAAAATTAGTTAAAGGAGAGTTTACTTTCACAGCAAAAGTAACAGCTACAGCAAAATCAAAATCATTTTAA
- the greA gene encoding transcription elongation factor GreA, which produces MPNEEILLTKEGIKDLQAELDNLINIVRPQVIEELKEARAQGDLSENADYDAARNRQAEVEGRIKQIEGLLTKAKEIKEVKSKAGVIKLGSKVTFTNLLLKKDFEIKIVGAVEANPFENTISNESPIAKAIIGKKVGETVEIKGIQTPYKVTIVSVA; this is translated from the coding sequence ATGCCAAATGAAGAAATTTTATTAACAAAAGAGGGAATCAAAGATTTACAAGCAGAATTAGATAATTTAATTAATATCGTTCGTCCACAAGTAATTGAAGAATTAAAGGAAGCTCGTGCGCAAGGGGACTTGTCAGAAAATGCTGACTATGATGCCGCACGTAATCGTCAAGCCGAAGTTGAAGGGCGAATTAAGCAAATCGAAGGTTTATTAACAAAGGCAAAAGAAATTAAAGAAGTTAAATCAAAAGCTGGAGTTATTAAATTAGGAAGTAAAGTTACTTTTACAAATTTATTATTAAAAAAAGATTTTGAAATTAAAATTGTTGGAGCGGTTGAAGCAAATCCATTTGAAAATACAATTTCAAATGAATCACCAATTGCTAAAGCAATTATTGGTAAAAAAGTTGGCGAAACTGTTGAAATTAAAGGGATTCAAACACCTTATAAAGTAACTATTGTTTCAGTTGCATAA
- a CDS encoding dual specificity protein phosphatase family protein codes for MSAKKILDHLYLGDRHSVPENAEIVISCAEEIYKEQQIKIPVKVDNNDHFWSDKKHVYFNFKDYPTFQAIDINSIIQVLKIIDNNIRDREIYVHCIWGINRSAAIVFMYLVAKGYLNTEDFDAALEGFERLYPYIDPNPGWFDFLMSEFPYTHLISN; via the coding sequence ATGTCAGCAAAGAAAATTTTAGATCACCTTTATTTAGGAGATCGCCATAGTGTTCCTGAAAATGCTGAAATTGTCATTTCATGTGCAGAGGAAATTTATAAGGAACAACAAATAAAAATACCGGTTAAAGTTGATAATAATGATCATTTTTGAAGTGATAAAAAGCACGTTTATTTCAATTTTAAGGATTACCCAACATTTCAAGCAATTGATATTAATAGCATTATTCAGGTTTTAAAAATTATTGATAATAATATTCGGGATAGAGAGATTTATGTTCATTGTATTTGAGGAATCAATCGTAGTGCCGCCATTGTTTTTATGTATTTAGTTGCTAAAGGCTATTTAAATACGGAAGATTTTGATGCTGCTTTAGAAGGATTTGAGAGATTATATCCTTACATTGACCCTAATCCTGGTTGATTTGATTTCTTAATGAGTGAATTTCCATATACCCATTTAATTTCTAATTAA